In one Nisaea sediminum genomic region, the following are encoded:
- a CDS encoding DUF2799 domain-containing protein — protein sequence MRSAKTIVLMFCGLILAGCSSLSKEECRLGDWNAIGFADGSKGKGSKRIADHRKSCAEYGISPNLDAYLAGRERGLDHYCAPSNGYQAGLRDDDYDGVCRARDEAAFLAAYNAGLAVHEVKDKIDDLEYQIRKKRREVEEVDKALDLARSRKIASAADGEAVRNELLTLGVQSERLNGEKRVLEKELELLENELARLLERHRSGLYS from the coding sequence ATGCGTTCAGCGAAAACCATTGTCCTTATGTTCTGTGGCCTCATCCTCGCTGGCTGCAGCTCTCTTTCCAAAGAGGAATGCCGCCTTGGCGACTGGAATGCCATCGGGTTCGCCGATGGTTCGAAAGGCAAGGGCAGCAAGAGGATCGCAGATCACCGCAAATCCTGCGCCGAGTACGGGATCAGTCCGAACCTGGATGCCTATCTTGCGGGCCGGGAGCGCGGTCTGGATCACTATTGCGCCCCCTCCAACGGGTACCAGGCGGGATTGCGGGACGACGATTACGACGGCGTCTGCCGGGCACGGGACGAGGCGGCATTCCTCGCCGCCTACAATGCCGGCCTCGCGGTCCATGAGGTGAAGGACAAGATCGACGATCTGGAATACCAGATCCGCAAGAAGCGGCGCGAAGTCGAGGAGGTGGACAAGGCCCTCGATCTGGCGCGCAGCCGCAAGATCGCCTCGGCCGCGGACGGCGAGGCGGTCCGCAACGAGCTCCTGACCCTCGGCGTCCAGTCGGAACGCCTGAACGGGGAAAAGCGCGTTCTGGAGAAAGAGCTCGAACTGCTGGAAAACGAACTCGCCCGGCTTCTGGAGCGCCACCGCAGCGGCCTGTACAGCTAG
- a CDS encoding quinone oxidoreductase family protein: protein MKAVIVKSFGETPECGDFRSPEPGEGEIMVTVGAAPLSPIVKALAAGKHYAGGQTAGFVPGVDGVGTDPDGRRVYFLFPKAPFGSMAERTVVPSRMTVPVPEEIPDDRAAAIATAGLASWIALTRRAKLRPGETVLVTGANGAAGRMALQVARHLGAARTIGLVRTSGKLAGLDADETIALDGDAGEALRTVFDRGVDIVLDFVWGDPASRVLAAAAGNRGSAAGEPRLRYVQLGTAAGAEIPLRGDWLRSSGLELIGSGIGSVSVAELLEGAGELLSASPAAGFNPPFTGMPIDRVADAWNGDPSVRYIIRPNHS from the coding sequence ATGAAAGCAGTAATCGTGAAGTCGTTCGGCGAGACGCCGGAATGCGGCGACTTTCGCAGCCCGGAACCCGGCGAGGGCGAGATCATGGTGACGGTCGGGGCCGCGCCGCTCAGCCCGATCGTGAAAGCGCTGGCCGCAGGAAAACATTATGCGGGCGGCCAGACGGCGGGCTTTGTGCCGGGGGTCGACGGGGTCGGCACGGATCCGGACGGCCGGCGAGTGTATTTTCTCTTTCCGAAGGCGCCTTTCGGCTCGATGGCTGAAAGGACGGTCGTCCCGAGCCGGATGACGGTGCCGGTGCCCGAGGAGATCCCGGACGATCGCGCGGCGGCCATCGCTACCGCCGGGCTGGCGTCCTGGATCGCGCTGACGCGGCGCGCGAAATTGCGTCCGGGCGAGACCGTTCTCGTGACGGGAGCGAACGGCGCTGCCGGGCGCATGGCTTTGCAGGTCGCACGGCATCTGGGTGCCGCACGGACCATCGGACTTGTGCGTACCTCCGGCAAGCTGGCCGGGCTCGATGCGGACGAGACGATTGCCCTCGACGGGGATGCGGGCGAGGCCCTGCGCACGGTCTTCGACCGCGGTGTCGACATCGTGCTCGATTTTGTCTGGGGCGATCCCGCGAGCCGCGTTCTGGCGGCCGCCGCGGGCAATCGCGGCTCGGCCGCAGGCGAACCGCGATTGCGCTATGTCCAGCTCGGAACGGCAGCCGGTGCGGAGATCCCGCTGCGCGGCGACTGGCTGCGCAGCTCGGGGCTGGAACTGATCGGTAGCGGGATCGGCAGCGTATCCGTGGCGGAGCTTCTGGAGGGGGCGGGCGAGCTGTTGTCGGCATCGCCCGCTGCCGGCTTCAATCCGCCCTTCACCGGCATGCCGATCGATCGGGTCGCGGACGCCTGGAACGGCGACCCAAGCGTCCGGTACATCATCCGGCCAAATCACTCGTAA
- a CDS encoding sll1863 family stress response protein, with the protein MADKDLYIQKARARIAQWDAEIEQMKARAEEAEADAKINYRRQVDAMRRERDKAETRLKELRDASDRAWEDVRSGFEKAWDDIASAFDSARTRYQ; encoded by the coding sequence ATGGCAGACAAGGATCTGTACATCCAGAAAGCCCGCGCGCGGATCGCGCAGTGGGATGCCGAAATCGAACAGATGAAGGCCAGGGCCGAGGAGGCCGAGGCCGACGCGAAGATTAATTACCGGCGCCAGGTCGACGCAATGCGCCGAGAGCGCGACAAGGCCGAAACCCGGCTGAAGGAACTGCGCGATGCGAGCGACCGGGCCTGGGAGGACGTGAGGTCCGGCTTCGAGAAGGCCTGGGACGACATCGCCTCAGCCTTCGACAGCGCCCGGACCCGGTACCAGTAA
- a CDS encoding beta family protein, translated as MLPYSPCLRFKLGECNALMSLSQVVRSKIQPRFVIPSLTEHDPELDRAPTSDEIAYITGERVGRFWPKGSAFLDARFLESDLGAIGIKRLFSLAQKRNKQITPVIDAEKIASPVWKGIRSDGSVKSSIRLQFDEIDENALNRAMLEAELLHSECVVFLDFTGAPLEPELATEAVQGALDLTNSIGPWHRIVLQGSNFPERNPGVPNQEVFVPRHEWAVFSEAFKDCDVPISRIGYGDFGADCATLKFPRKKGGGRAIRHLRYTTARNTVVVCGDISGSDNELMGKVCRTIVNSDYFDGPTFSKADSQIDCLARRLIGPGNPSVWREWNMNHHITKVVKDLGEIVGSTVIDSDFVAEPHQVEMFDA; from the coding sequence ATGCTTCCGTATAGCCCGTGCTTAAGATTCAAATTGGGTGAGTGCAATGCCCTGATGAGCTTATCTCAGGTTGTCCGCTCGAAAATTCAACCTCGCTTTGTAATTCCATCCCTGACCGAACATGACCCTGAGCTAGACAGAGCGCCAACTAGCGATGAAATTGCATATATAACAGGCGAACGAGTTGGGCGTTTCTGGCCCAAGGGATCTGCCTTCCTCGATGCTAGATTTTTGGAATCTGATCTTGGTGCCATTGGCATAAAGCGTTTGTTCAGTCTGGCGCAAAAACGAAACAAGCAGATAACCCCAGTTATTGATGCGGAAAAAATTGCGTCTCCTGTATGGAAAGGCATAAGGAGTGATGGCAGCGTTAAATCTTCAATTCGGCTTCAGTTCGACGAAATAGACGAGAACGCGTTAAACCGAGCGATGCTTGAAGCTGAACTTCTTCATTCAGAATGCGTTGTTTTCCTGGATTTTACTGGCGCGCCACTCGAACCTGAACTAGCTACGGAAGCCGTCCAAGGCGCCCTCGACTTGACCAACAGCATCGGCCCTTGGCATCGCATCGTGCTTCAAGGCTCAAATTTCCCCGAGAGAAACCCGGGCGTACCAAATCAAGAGGTCTTTGTTCCGCGACACGAATGGGCGGTGTTTAGCGAAGCTTTTAAAGACTGTGATGTCCCAATTAGTCGAATTGGATACGGCGATTTTGGAGCTGATTGCGCAACCTTGAAGTTTCCGCGAAAAAAAGGCGGTGGGCGGGCGATCCGGCACCTGAGGTACACGACTGCAAGAAACACTGTCGTGGTTTGTGGCGATATCTCGGGCTCTGACAATGAGCTTATGGGCAAGGTCTGCCGGACTATCGTGAATAGCGACTACTTCGATGGACCGACCTTCTCAAAAGCGGACAGCCAAATCGATTGCTTAGCAAGAAGATTGATAGGGCCGGGAAATCCTTCGGTGTGGCGCGAATGGAACATGAACCATCACATTACGAAGGTGGTGAAAGACTTAGGAGAAATTGTGGGCTCGACAGTAATAGATAGCGATTTTGTGGCCGAACCACATCAAGTCGAAATGTTTGATGCCTAA
- the hmgA gene encoding homogentisate 1,2-dioxygenase — translation MNKVSESAGMSSNPLTGTSNGYMPGFGNDFETEALPGALPQGQNSPQKCAYGLYAEQLSGSPFTAPRGENERSWLYRIRPSVKHTARFARVSVDGWKTAPHQPDHGLPLGQYRWNPVPVPGAPTDFVHGIRTMTTAGDVNTQAGMAVHVYACNADMNDDYMMNADAELMVVPQLGRIEIFTELGRMTLAPREIAIVPRGMIFKVTLLDKEARGYICENYGAKFTLPGRGPIGANCLANPRDFKTPVAAYEEKETPCRLIVKWCGSFNVTEIPHSPLDVVAWHGNYAPFKYDLTTFSPVGAILFDHPDPSIFTVLTAPSETPGTANIDFVIFPERWMVAEHSFRPPWYHRNIMSEFMGNIYGAYDAKPEGFVPGGMSLHNCMLPHGPDTQAFEGASNAELKPHKLADTMAFMFETRFPQHLTEYAAKEAPIQDDYIGCWTGLEKKFDGTPGIK, via the coding sequence ATGAACAAGGTTTCCGAATCCGCCGGGATGAGCAGCAACCCGCTGACCGGCACCTCGAACGGCTACATGCCGGGCTTCGGCAACGATTTCGAGACCGAGGCCCTGCCCGGCGCCCTGCCGCAGGGTCAGAACAGCCCGCAGAAATGCGCCTACGGGCTCTATGCCGAGCAGCTTTCCGGCAGCCCCTTCACCGCGCCGCGCGGCGAGAACGAACGCAGCTGGCTTTACCGCATCCGCCCCTCGGTGAAGCACACCGCGCGCTTCGCCCGCGTGTCCGTCGACGGCTGGAAGACCGCGCCGCACCAGCCGGACCACGGCCTGCCGCTCGGCCAGTACCGCTGGAACCCGGTGCCGGTGCCCGGCGCACCGACCGACTTCGTGCATGGCATCCGGACGATGACCACGGCCGGTGACGTCAATACCCAGGCCGGCATGGCGGTGCATGTCTATGCCTGCAACGCGGACATGAATGACGATTACATGATGAACGCGGATGCGGAGCTGATGGTCGTGCCGCAGCTCGGCCGCATCGAAATCTTCACCGAGCTCGGCCGCATGACCCTCGCGCCGCGCGAGATCGCCATCGTGCCGCGCGGCATGATCTTCAAGGTGACGCTGCTGGACAAGGAAGCGCGCGGCTATATCTGCGAGAATTACGGCGCCAAGTTCACCCTGCCCGGCCGCGGCCCGATCGGTGCCAACTGCCTCGCCAATCCGCGCGACTTCAAGACGCCGGTCGCGGCCTACGAGGAGAAGGAGACGCCCTGCCGCCTGATCGTGAAATGGTGCGGCAGCTTCAACGTCACCGAGATCCCGCACTCGCCGCTCGACGTGGTCGCCTGGCACGGCAATTACGCGCCCTTCAAGTACGACCTGACCACCTTCTCGCCGGTCGGCGCGATCCTCTTCGACCATCCGGACCCGTCGATCTTCACCGTGCTGACCGCGCCGTCCGAGACGCCGGGCACCGCGAACATCGATTTCGTGATCTTTCCGGAGCGCTGGATGGTCGCCGAGCACAGCTTCCGGCCGCCCTGGTACCACCGCAACATCATGTCGGAATTCATGGGCAACATTTACGGCGCCTACGACGCCAAGCCCGAGGGCTTCGTTCCGGGCGGGATGAGCCTGCACAATTGCATGCTGCCGCACGGGCCGGACACCCAGGCCTTCGAGGGCGCCTCGAATGCGGAACTGAAGCCGCACAAGCTGGCCGACACCATGGCCTTCATGTTCGAGACCCGCTTTCCGCAGCACCTGACGGAATATGCCGCCAAGGAGGCCCCGATCCAGGACGATTACATCGGCTGCTGGACCGGCCTCGAGAAGAAGTTCGACGGAACACCGGGCATCAAGTAG
- a CDS encoding sll1863 family stress response protein has product MNIRNTLCMTALAAALTAGAAPAMASETAPFVTAKEVRTEISESMDAIAKYTAQERKQAVAEAEEAMNKLDAEIDRYGKAMRENWSEMSEDARASAEKGLAKLQAARAELGDRYEALKDSTADAWDELKADFAAAWDSFSETWDSADKNITQ; this is encoded by the coding sequence ATGAATATCCGCAACACCCTTTGCATGACCGCCCTCGCCGCCGCGCTGACCGCCGGCGCGGCCCCGGCCATGGCGTCGGAGACGGCTCCCTTCGTCACCGCCAAGGAGGTCCGCACGGAGATCTCCGAGTCGATGGATGCGATCGCCAAATATACCGCGCAGGAGCGCAAGCAGGCGGTCGCCGAGGCCGAGGAAGCGATGAATAAGCTCGACGCCGAGATTGACCGCTACGGCAAGGCCATGCGCGAGAACTGGTCGGAGATGAGCGAGGACGCGCGCGCTTCGGCCGAGAAAGGCCTCGCAAAGCTGCAGGCGGCGCGAGCGGAACTCGGTGACCGCTACGAGGCGCTGAAGGACAGCACCGCCGATGCCTGGGATGAGTTGAAGGCCGATTTCGCGGCTGCCTGGGACTCCTTCTCGGAGACTTGGGATTCCGCCGACAAAAACATCACGCAGTAA
- a CDS encoding AraC family transcriptional regulator translates to MDPLSEVLSLLKPRSYITAGFDAGGTWALALDDLAGRIKCYAVVKGSCWLSLKDNGVPIRLTAGDCFVLPSGRTVVIGSGPDVPAMRASDILDPNRSGEVVTCNEGGDTYLVGSRFEVNSRHAEVLLRTLPPLIRVETSHDQAKLRWSIELMMEELRDARPGSSLVAQHLSHMMLVQALRLYLKEGAENDIGWFAALADPQLSAALAAMHAEPAHPWTLPGLARHAGMSRSSFAERFRARVGETPIAYLTRWRMMLAGERLSNSRDRIADIATSLGYMSEHAFNTAFKRTMGCSPRRYAREAAGIAPL, encoded by the coding sequence ATGGACCCTCTTTCGGAAGTGCTTTCGCTCCTGAAGCCGCGCAGCTACATCACCGCCGGTTTCGATGCCGGTGGAACCTGGGCCCTGGCGCTCGACGATCTCGCCGGGCGCATCAAGTGCTATGCGGTCGTAAAGGGAAGTTGCTGGCTGTCGCTGAAGGACAACGGCGTACCGATCCGATTGACCGCGGGCGACTGCTTTGTGCTGCCGAGCGGCCGCACGGTGGTTATCGGCAGCGGTCCGGATGTGCCTGCAATGCGGGCCAGCGACATCCTCGACCCGAACCGGAGCGGCGAGGTCGTCACCTGCAACGAGGGTGGCGACACCTATCTGGTCGGCAGCCGGTTCGAGGTGAACAGCCGTCATGCCGAAGTGCTGCTGCGCACCCTTCCGCCGCTCATCCGGGTCGAGACGTCGCACGATCAGGCGAAGCTCCGCTGGTCCATCGAACTGATGATGGAGGAGCTGCGCGATGCCCGGCCGGGATCCTCGCTGGTCGCCCAGCATCTGTCACACATGATGCTCGTGCAGGCGCTCCGCCTTTACCTGAAAGAAGGGGCAGAGAACGATATCGGCTGGTTCGCCGCCCTTGCCGATCCACAATTGAGCGCGGCGCTGGCCGCGATGCATGCGGAACCGGCCCATCCCTGGACCCTGCCGGGCCTTGCCCGGCACGCCGGCATGTCACGCTCCAGCTTCGCGGAGCGGTTCCGTGCAAGGGTCGGCGAAACCCCGATCGCCTATCTGACGCGTTGGCGCATGATGCTCGCCGGCGAACGGCTTTCCAACAGCCGTGACAGGATCGCGGATATTGCCACATCTCTCGGCTATATGTCGGAGCACGCCTTTAACACCGCCTTCAAGCGGACAATGGGCTGCTCCCCGCGGCGCTACGCCCGGGAGGCGGCAGGCATCGCGCCGCTTTGA
- a CDS encoding PAS domain-containing protein gives MSSCFQIAAEMKSALLEDRIADLSMVFLRNGAYPPDLAWDPAPGHFEDGRLGQLCDYWQTKANGAPAAFWKAIDPTELRFILGYVMLLDVLDGGADFRYRLYGSLIAERFGRDVTGKTVRDFGDAEYIVNFFLATYQAVTEARRPLLSTHYPRPESQTASWSRLILPLVDETGAISRLLVGQIPGEWRPRAPGTNPPAF, from the coding sequence TTGAGTTCCTGTTTCCAGATCGCCGCCGAGATGAAATCCGCCCTGCTCGAGGACCGCATCGCCGATCTGAGCATGGTTTTTCTTCGCAACGGTGCCTATCCGCCGGATCTCGCCTGGGACCCTGCACCTGGGCATTTCGAGGACGGACGGCTGGGGCAACTCTGCGACTACTGGCAGACCAAGGCCAACGGCGCTCCTGCCGCGTTCTGGAAAGCGATCGACCCGACCGAATTGCGCTTCATCCTCGGCTACGTGATGCTGCTCGACGTGCTCGACGGCGGCGCGGACTTTCGCTACCGGCTCTATGGCAGCCTGATCGCGGAACGCTTCGGGCGCGACGTCACCGGCAAGACAGTCCGCGATTTCGGCGACGCCGAGTATATCGTCAATTTCTTCCTCGCGACCTATCAAGCCGTGACCGAAGCACGCCGGCCGCTGCTCTCCACCCACTATCCCCGGCCCGAATCGCAGACCGCGAGCTGGAGCCGTCTGATCCTGCCGCTTGTCGACGAGACAGGAGCGATCTCGCGGCTTCTCGTCGGCCAGATCCCCGGCGAATGGCGCCCGCGCGCGCCCGGCACCAATCCGCCGGCGTTCTAG
- a CDS encoding phosphoribosylaminoimidazolesuccinocarboxamide synthase: MAPLPASSQLLDNCLTDAEFPELPGFVRGKVRDAYKLPDGRRLLIATDRQSAFDQVLAAVPYKGQVLTQTARYWFDHTSDICPNQVISYPDPNVVLVKDLDMVPIEIVVRAYLTGSTSTSAWTMYNRGERVIYGHPFPDGMRKNQKLAKTIITPTTKPVDGGHDAPITEAEILASDLVTNDQWRELAEKSLALFARGQELAAKRGLILVDTKYEFGIDRDGTITIADEIHTPDSSRYWIAESYQQRFDAGEEPESLDKEFLRLWIATRCDPYKDPIPEIPAETLLAFSDKYVSLYEKVTGLTFEKPDPAVPVRERIRTALAAALPEYF, from the coding sequence ATGGCGCCGCTACCCGCTTCCTCGCAGCTTCTAGACAATTGCCTCACCGACGCGGAATTTCCCGAACTGCCGGGCTTCGTCCGGGGCAAGGTGCGGGATGCCTACAAGCTGCCGGACGGGCGGCGCCTGCTGATCGCGACCGACCGGCAGTCCGCCTTCGACCAGGTGCTGGCCGCCGTGCCCTATAAGGGCCAGGTGCTGACCCAGACGGCGCGCTACTGGTTCGACCATACGAGCGACATCTGCCCGAACCAGGTGATCTCCTACCCGGACCCGAATGTCGTGCTGGTGAAGGATCTCGACATGGTGCCGATCGAGATCGTGGTCCGCGCCTATCTCACCGGCTCCACCAGCACCAGCGCCTGGACGATGTACAATCGCGGCGAGCGGGTGATCTACGGCCATCCCTTCCCGGACGGCATGCGGAAGAACCAGAAGCTCGCGAAGACCATCATCACGCCGACGACGAAGCCGGTGGATGGCGGGCATGACGCGCCGATCACGGAGGCGGAGATCCTTGCCTCGGACCTCGTGACCAACGACCAGTGGCGCGAATTGGCGGAGAAGAGCCTCGCGCTCTTCGCCCGCGGGCAGGAACTGGCGGCGAAGCGCGGGCTGATCCTCGTCGACACCAAGTACGAGTTCGGCATCGACAGGGACGGCACGATCACCATCGCCGACGAGATCCACACGCCGGATTCCAGCCGCTACTGGATCGCCGAAAGCTACCAGCAGCGGTTCGACGCCGGCGAGGAGCCGGAGAGCCTCGACAAGGAGTTCCTGCGGCTCTGGATCGCCACCAGGTGCGATCCCTACAAGGACCCGATCCCGGAAATCCCGGCCGAGACCCTGCTCGCCTTCAGCGACAAGTATGTCTCGCTCTACGAGAAGGTGACCGGTCTCACCTTCGAGAAGCCGGATCCTGCGGTTCCGGTACGAGAGCGGATCCGCACCGCGCTGGCCGCGGCGCTGCCGGAATATTTCTGA
- a CDS encoding XRE family transcriptional regulator, which translates to MSEKCILNEVDLREAKARITELNRSLSSEAALKQTLEGLPPEVTRQVAAAIRIERDELRESINAYLTAKENGNYEGLAARAGNDIGLTLIVARVAKGLSQKELAWRLGLKAQQIQRYESERYASASIKRCQTVASVLGVNLKAEINAVLGRDLVVDDVSKPSIKKILSHGKKHGWFAQKDDVSVWREFIAGNRIEFGSPTLLRTGLNVVDMSDDILMHAWRARVVNRGRDVASRRKQKYDPAKIDWLKQLPSLSQHEDGPLRAEKLLEENGISLIVEPQIPGLKIDGAAFLDDGNPIIGMTLRRDSIDNFWFTLLHEVGHVVLHYRSGLSVGFFDQSEAESIDNIEKEADLFASNILISEEKWKRSPIRISQNEKAIARFANEIGIHPAIVFGRIRKERNKYNIFAKHIGSGKVRKLFNMDKGET; encoded by the coding sequence ATGAGCGAAAAATGCATACTAAATGAAGTAGATCTACGGGAAGCTAAGGCTCGAATTACCGAGTTGAATCGCTCGCTATCCTCTGAAGCCGCGCTCAAACAAACGCTTGAGGGTTTACCGCCTGAGGTAACTCGACAAGTTGCAGCCGCAATACGAATTGAACGCGATGAATTGAGGGAGTCGATCAACGCTTATTTGACGGCAAAAGAGAACGGAAACTACGAAGGCCTTGCGGCACGTGCAGGCAATGACATCGGACTAACGTTGATAGTTGCTAGAGTTGCGAAGGGGTTGTCGCAAAAAGAACTAGCTTGGCGGTTGGGATTGAAGGCGCAACAGATTCAACGCTACGAGTCGGAGCGATATGCCAGTGCAAGCATTAAGAGATGCCAAACAGTAGCTAGCGTTCTAGGAGTTAACCTCAAGGCTGAAATTAATGCAGTGCTTGGTCGCGACCTCGTAGTCGACGATGTGTCTAAACCATCGATAAAAAAAATTCTAAGTCATGGGAAAAAACACGGTTGGTTTGCTCAGAAAGACGACGTTTCCGTTTGGCGTGAATTTATCGCAGGTAACCGCATAGAGTTTGGGAGCCCTACGCTGCTCCGAACTGGTCTAAATGTTGTCGATATGAGTGACGACATTCTAATGCACGCATGGCGCGCCAGAGTTGTGAACCGAGGTCGCGACGTAGCGAGTAGAAGAAAGCAGAAATACGATCCAGCTAAAATAGATTGGTTAAAGCAGCTTCCATCTCTTAGTCAGCACGAAGATGGCCCGTTGCGTGCAGAGAAACTCCTTGAGGAAAATGGGATTTCGCTGATCGTCGAGCCTCAGATACCTGGACTAAAGATCGACGGAGCTGCCTTTTTGGATGACGGAAATCCAATAATTGGGATGACACTAAGACGAGATTCTATTGATAATTTTTGGTTTACGCTATTGCACGAAGTGGGGCACGTCGTCCTTCATTATCGCTCAGGTCTATCAGTCGGTTTCTTTGACCAATCTGAAGCCGAGTCGATCGACAACATAGAGAAGGAAGCAGACCTATTTGCCTCGAACATACTGATATCGGAGGAAAAATGGAAAAGATCTCCGATTCGCATATCTCAAAATGAGAAAGCTATTGCTCGATTTGCAAATGAAATCGGGATACATCCGGCCATTGTATTTGGACGAATAAGAAAAGAGCGAAATAAGTATAATATTTTCGCGAAGCACATCGGGAGTGGGAAAGTACGCAAACTGTTCAATATGGACAAAGGAGAAACGTGA
- a CDS encoding MarR family winged helix-turn-helix transcriptional regulator, giving the protein MPRETDAETDMLDLDRFLPYRLAVIAARVSKALSTLYAERFGISIPEWRVIAHLARSERISVRDIHARVNLDKVKVSRAVSRLEAAGLLLKSSNAADARLLEISLSDAGWAVYRQIVPLATGFERDLMGVLDDADHEALERIFGKLNGQLDRRVATESLPEG; this is encoded by the coding sequence ATGCCCCGAGAGACTGACGCCGAAACCGACATGCTCGATCTCGATCGTTTTCTGCCCTACCGGCTGGCGGTGATCGCGGCCCGTGTCAGCAAGGCGCTCTCGACGCTCTATGCCGAGCGCTTCGGGATCTCGATCCCGGAATGGCGGGTGATCGCCCATCTCGCCCGCTCGGAGCGGATCTCTGTCCGCGACATTCATGCCAGGGTCAATCTCGACAAGGTGAAGGTCAGCCGTGCGGTCAGCCGGCTGGAGGCTGCGGGACTGCTGCTGAAATCGAGCAATGCGGCAGACGCGAGACTGCTGGAGATATCGCTGAGCGACGCGGGCTGGGCCGTCTACCGCCAGATCGTCCCGCTCGCGACCGGCTTCGAGCGCGACCTAATGGGTGTGCTGGACGATGCCGACCACGAGGCGCTGGAGCGGATCTTCGGCAAGCTCAATGGCCAACTGGATCGAAGAGTGGCCACTGAGAGCTTGCCGGAAGGCTGA